In one Lolium rigidum isolate FL_2022 chromosome 3, APGP_CSIRO_Lrig_0.1, whole genome shotgun sequence genomic region, the following are encoded:
- the LOC124702445 gene encoding vicilin-like seed storage protein At2g18540 isoform X2 — protein MDSSSRSAGGGGDDGGSRHRSHGSQVEGSMPHDRKARAKEKEKKRPSEQGEESDQRRREETERGGARRRREREGVDYKEEEKIEKKRSSGRGRDSDRRREGSTWEVVKRRRTLEDEDYSEESGRRRSQEREEEEKRLLHEKEKKAGREEKERRSYRSREEEMRRQREKLSREQDRMAERDKPRGSYSSRGEEVKQQPEKLLGEPEKYKQQGKDIKQERVSRWDKKTPTDFPPSCPLAPPIEDVTTLSNKNDHRSIVLRNVFDRTVKSVGDEFYDGISHDFAEKTVRCGQVHDTYVDKYYGNVYMLFDSASSANKAVQKLDGTYYGYWKVHDTALG, from the exons ATGGATTCCTCTTCCAGGTCGGCTGGCGGCGGTGGTGATGACGGCGGGAGCCGCCATCGAAGCCATGGGAGTCAGGTGGAAGGAAGCATGCCCCACGACaggaaggcgagagcaaaggagaaagagaagaagcgGCCCAGCGAGCAAGGGGAGGAGAGCGACCAGCGGCGCCGGGAAGAAACTGAGCGGGGAGGCGCGAGGCGGCGACGCGAGCGCGAGGGCGTGGACTacaaggaggaagagaagatcgAGAAGAAGAGGTCTAGCGGGCGAGGAAGGGATAGCGACCGGAGGCGCGAAGGAAGTACGTGGGAAGTCGTGAAGCGGCGACGCACGCTCGAGGACGAGGACTACTCGGAAGAGAGTGGGAGGCGGCGGAGCCAAGaaagggaggaagaggagaagcgaTTGCTCCACGAGAAAGAAAAGAAGGCGGGGAGGGAGGAGAAAGAGAGGCGGAGCTACAGGAGCCGCGAGGAAGAGATGAGGCGGCAGCGAGAGAAGTTGAGCCGCGAGCAAGACAGGATGGCGGAGAGGGACAAGCCCAGGGGAAGCTACTCGAGCCGCGGGGAAGAGGTCAAGCAGCAGCCAGAGAAGTTGCTCGGCGAGCCAGAGAAGTACAAGCAGCAAGGGAAGGACATCAAGCAGGAGCGGGTGAGCAGATGGGACAAGAAGACTCCTACCGACTTCCC GCCTAGCTGTCCTTTAGCGCCTCCCATTGAAGATGTGACAACTTTATCAAATAAGAATGATCACAGATCCATAGTTTTGCGTAATGTGTTCGATAGAACTGTGAAG AGTGTGGGTGATGAATTTTATGATGGCATCAGTCATGATTTTGCGGAGAAGACAGTCCGCTGTGGACAAGTCCATGACACTTATGTGGATAA GTACTATGGAAATGTCTACATGCTATTTGACTCTGCAAGTTCTGCAAACAAGGCCGTGCAGAAGTTGGATGGGACTTACTATG GATACTGGAAAGTTCATGACACTGCACTAGGCTAA
- the LOC124702445 gene encoding RNA-binding protein 25-like isoform X3: protein MDSSSRSAGGGGDDGGSRHRSHGSQVEGSMPHDRKARAKEKEKKRPSEQGEESDQRRREETERGGARRRREREGVDYKEEEKIEKKRSSGRGRDSDRRREGSTWEVVKRRRTLEDEDYSEESGRRRSQEREEEEKRLLHEKEKKAGREEKERRSYRSREEEMRRQREKLSREQDRMAERDKPRGSYSSRGEEVKQQPEKLLGEPEKYKQQGKDIKQERVSRWDKKTPTDFPVWVMNFMMASVMILRRRQSAVDKSMTLMWISTMEMSTCYLTLQVLQTRPCRSWMGLTMDTGKFMTLH from the exons ATGGATTCCTCTTCCAGGTCGGCTGGCGGCGGTGGTGATGACGGCGGGAGCCGCCATCGAAGCCATGGGAGTCAGGTGGAAGGAAGCATGCCCCACGACaggaaggcgagagcaaaggagaaagagaagaagcgGCCCAGCGAGCAAGGGGAGGAGAGCGACCAGCGGCGCCGGGAAGAAACTGAGCGGGGAGGCGCGAGGCGGCGACGCGAGCGCGAGGGCGTGGACTacaaggaggaagagaagatcgAGAAGAAGAGGTCTAGCGGGCGAGGAAGGGATAGCGACCGGAGGCGCGAAGGAAGTACGTGGGAAGTCGTGAAGCGGCGACGCACGCTCGAGGACGAGGACTACTCGGAAGAGAGTGGGAGGCGGCGGAGCCAAGaaagggaggaagaggagaagcgaTTGCTCCACGAGAAAGAAAAGAAGGCGGGGAGGGAGGAGAAAGAGAGGCGGAGCTACAGGAGCCGCGAGGAAGAGATGAGGCGGCAGCGAGAGAAGTTGAGCCGCGAGCAAGACAGGATGGCGGAGAGGGACAAGCCCAGGGGAAGCTACTCGAGCCGCGGGGAAGAGGTCAAGCAGCAGCCAGAGAAGTTGCTCGGCGAGCCAGAGAAGTACAAGCAGCAAGGGAAGGACATCAAGCAGGAGCGGGTGAGCAGATGGGACAAGAAGACTCCTACCGACTTCCC AGTGTGGGTGATGAATTTTATGATGGCATCAGTCATGATTTTGCGGAGAAGACAGTCCGCTGTGGACAAGTCCATGACACTTATGTGGATAA GTACTATGGAAATGTCTACATGCTATTTGACTCTGCAAGTTCTGCAAACAAGGCCGTGCAGAAGTTGGATGGGACTTACTATG GATACTGGAAAGTTCATGACACTGCACTAG
- the LOC124702445 gene encoding vicilin-like seed storage protein At2g18540 isoform X1 has translation MDSSSRSAGGGGDDGGSRHRSHGSQVEGSMPHDRKARAKEKEKKRPSEQGEESDQRRREETERGGARRRREREGVDYKEEEKIEKKRSSGRGRDSDRRREGSTWEVVKRRRTLEDEDYSEESGRRRSQEREEEEKRLLHEKEKKAGREEKERRSYRSREEEMRRQREKLSREQDRMAERDKPRGSYSSRGEEVKQQPEKLLGEPEKYKQQGKDIKQERVSRWDKKTPTDFPPSCPLAPPIEDVTTLSNKNDHRSIVLRNVFDRTVKSVGDEFYDGISHDFAEKTVRCGQVHDTYVDKYYGNVYMLFDSASSANKAVQKLDGTYYGDKLITASLYDTGKFMTLH, from the exons ATGGATTCCTCTTCCAGGTCGGCTGGCGGCGGTGGTGATGACGGCGGGAGCCGCCATCGAAGCCATGGGAGTCAGGTGGAAGGAAGCATGCCCCACGACaggaaggcgagagcaaaggagaaagagaagaagcgGCCCAGCGAGCAAGGGGAGGAGAGCGACCAGCGGCGCCGGGAAGAAACTGAGCGGGGAGGCGCGAGGCGGCGACGCGAGCGCGAGGGCGTGGACTacaaggaggaagagaagatcgAGAAGAAGAGGTCTAGCGGGCGAGGAAGGGATAGCGACCGGAGGCGCGAAGGAAGTACGTGGGAAGTCGTGAAGCGGCGACGCACGCTCGAGGACGAGGACTACTCGGAAGAGAGTGGGAGGCGGCGGAGCCAAGaaagggaggaagaggagaagcgaTTGCTCCACGAGAAAGAAAAGAAGGCGGGGAGGGAGGAGAAAGAGAGGCGGAGCTACAGGAGCCGCGAGGAAGAGATGAGGCGGCAGCGAGAGAAGTTGAGCCGCGAGCAAGACAGGATGGCGGAGAGGGACAAGCCCAGGGGAAGCTACTCGAGCCGCGGGGAAGAGGTCAAGCAGCAGCCAGAGAAGTTGCTCGGCGAGCCAGAGAAGTACAAGCAGCAAGGGAAGGACATCAAGCAGGAGCGGGTGAGCAGATGGGACAAGAAGACTCCTACCGACTTCCC GCCTAGCTGTCCTTTAGCGCCTCCCATTGAAGATGTGACAACTTTATCAAATAAGAATGATCACAGATCCATAGTTTTGCGTAATGTGTTCGATAGAACTGTGAAG AGTGTGGGTGATGAATTTTATGATGGCATCAGTCATGATTTTGCGGAGAAGACAGTCCGCTGTGGACAAGTCCATGACACTTATGTGGATAA GTACTATGGAAATGTCTACATGCTATTTGACTCTGCAAGTTCTGCAAACAAGGCCGTGCAGAAGTTGGATGGGACTTACTATGGTGACAAATTGATAACCGCGTCATTATAC GATACTGGAAAGTTCATGACACTGCACTAG